A window from Cryptomeria japonica chromosome 1, Sugi_1.0, whole genome shotgun sequence encodes these proteins:
- the LOC131049266 gene encoding uncharacterized protein LOC131049266 — MPKKDEAWKYTEDFIGRQKNQTKCFFCKEINFGGINRFKYHIAGIPGHDIEVCKLQTPEAKRFCYVQLETHEQEKLTKKRQLEELSAIGSHAPTSASASASASASTSVGCVGEGSSMPPFHPSAFASASASASASASTSTPPGGTITFGPRVRKSRLDSYFVPRSTPGAQPSLEGMGWNKEVHDAARKQICKFWYFCNIPFIAARSPYWQGMVDSITICGAGFKAPTDAELSGPLLLQMVEDMKVELEDHRQSWREKGCTIMTDGWTDRRNRTLLNFLVSCGGSTMFLKSIDASSHVKNATYLCEAIEEVIQEVGEENVVQVVTDNAASYVAAGKLLMERHPKIFWSPCAAHCLDLMLEDIGKLEWVKSIVERAKYISKFIYNHALVLSIMRQYTGQKELARPGITRFASNFLTLKSLIKSKAALRRMFVGEEWTSSSYATTTAGIDVVNCIFDESGFWTPCGETVQVTEPLVVLLRVVDGEKPSMGYIYEGMDRAKEAIRSIYAGDEDKYGPIWEIIDRRWQNQLHRPIHAAAYYLNPAFRFRDDFKADEEVLSGLYTVVQKLCTDGTASRTTLQLDKYNNREGAIFSSSMCIEARTQLQPDRWWQMFGPSTPNLQKIAIRILSQPCSASGCERNWSMFEHIHSKRRNRLSVERLNDLVFVHYNLRLRTRQILDTDSSPITLAEIDPESEWITESTDPVFTEEDHEWVDQANREAEAVAMAEEEDRARSGIGTSQAETMASQSSRTYLRRICRRQTDYSEAQD; from the exons atgcCTAAAAAGGATGAGGCTTGGAAATATACTGAAGACTTTATTGgcagacaaaaaaatcaaacaaaatgttttttttgtaaagaaattaattttggtggCATCAATAGATTTAAATACCATATTGCCGGCATACCTGGCCATGATATTGAGGTATGCAAATTACAAACTCCTGAGGCAAAACGTTTCTGTTATGTCCAATTAGAaacacatgaacaagaaaagttaACCAAGAAGAGGCAATTGGAAGAGTTAAGTGCTATTGGCTCCCATGCACCCACATCCGCATCTGCATCCGCATCCGCATCCGCATCCACATCCGTAGGctgtgttggagagggttcttccaTGCCTCCCTTTCACCCTAGTGCTTTTGCTAGTGCTAGTgcttctgctagtgctagtgcttctacttctactcctCCTGGTGGCACTATTACCTTTGGCCCTAGAGTTCGGAAATCCAGGTTGGATAGTTATTTTGTGCCGCGTAGTACTCCTGGGGCACAACCCTCGCTTGAGGgtatgggttggaacaaggaggttcatgatgctgcaagaaaacaaatttgcaagttttggtacttttgcaacattccatttattgcagccag gtctccttattggcaaggcatggTAGATTCCATAACCATTTGTGGTGCGGGGTTTAAAGCCCCTACCGATGCTGAGTTAAGTGGCCCCCTCTTGTTACAAATGGTTGAGGATATGAAAGTTGAGCTAGAGGACCACCGACAGTCTTGGAGAgaaaagggttgcaccatcatgacagatggttggacggataggaggaatagaacactcctaaattttcttgtttcctgcGGAG GATCTACCATGTTCTTGAAATCTATTGATGCTTCCTCACATGTGAAAAATGCCacatacttatgtgaggctattgaggaagtcatacaagaggtgggggaagaaaatgtggtgcaggtggtgacagataatgcagcaagttatgttgctgcag gtaaacttttgatggagaggcacccgaaAATTTTTTGGTCTCCTTGtgcggcccattgccttgacctcatgttggaggatattggtaagcttgaatgggtgaaatcaatagttgaaagggccaaatatatcagcaagtttatctacaatcatgcattggtccttagcattatgaggcaatacacggggcAAAAGGAGTTGGCTCGTCCAGGCATCACGAGGTTTGCCTCAAACTTCCTCACACTGAAATCCTTGATAAAATCAAAGGCGGCTTTGAGgcgtatgtttgttggtgaggagtggacttcctcatcctatgctacaacCACTGCagggatagatgtggtaaattgcatttttgatgagtCAGGTTTTTGGACCCCCTGTGGAGAAACCGTGCAg gtcactgagcccctcgtagttctcctacgagttgttgatggggagaagccctctatgggctatatatatgagggtatggatagggccaaggaggccattaggtccatatatgcaggagatgaggataagtatggccccatttgggagattattgataggagatggcagaaccagcttcacaggcccatccatgcagcagcctattacCTCAATCCGGCATTTCGATTCCGTGATGACTTCAAGgcagatgaggaggttcttagtggccTGTATACAGTGGTTCAAAAGTTGTGTACTGATGGCACAGCCTCAAGAACAACGCTCCAGCTGGATAAATATAATAATCGAGAAGGGGCAATCTTCTCAAGCAGCATGTGCATAGAGGCTCGAACACAATTGCAGCCAG atagatggtggcaaatgtttgggccctcaaccccaaaccttcaaaaaattgccatccgtattttgagccagccatgcagtgcttctggatgtgagcgcaattggtcaatgttcgagcacatccattcgaagaggcgtaatagattgtctgtggagaggttgaatgatcttgtttttgttcattacaacctccgtcttaggaccagacagattttggacactgactcctctccgatcacttTAGCGGAGATCGATCCAGAGTCTGAGTGGATCACTGAGTCTACCGATCCCGTCTTCACTGAGGAGGAccatgagtgggttgaccaggcaaacagagaggctgaggctgtggctatggcagaggaggaggatagagcacgatccggCATAGGCACCTCACAGGCGGAGACTATGGcttctcagtcatccaggacctaccttagacgcattTGTAGGAGGCAGACAGACTACTCTGAGGCTCAGGATTAg